One window from the genome of Drosophila albomicans strain 15112-1751.03 chromosome 2L, ASM965048v2, whole genome shotgun sequence encodes:
- the LOC127565263 gene encoding proteasome subunit alpha type-2-like isoform X2 yields MNSDDSDMENMNEVDVAELLEAFGTIGSEQIVESDEAASTDEPDTLQTEILKAQIQQLQFADQVINNDLPTIAIATQSSVVIVAAKMQANCLVVSDSIMRMENISKYIAIAYAGLAGDFRELTKSAVKLYYDNIMKHNAEMRGKQVANDLRKTILKNAQLPKLRPFAIQLLIGNWSNDHGHLYQLDSYGTLKSPNFACIGRNAKEANGYLKKMNLSETNTVESTILFGIHALKLALETEVICPFELDVGIIDCNGFRYLSQEVISENLYTLFTLKYPEVVK; encoded by the exons atgaaCAGCGACGATTCAGATATGGAAAATATGA ATGAAGTGGACGTGGCTGAATTACTTGAGGCATTTGGAACAATAGGATCTGAGCAAATAGTTGAATCTGACGAAG CTGCTTCTACCGATGAACCAGATACACTTCAAACTGAAATCCTCAAGGCACAAattcaacaattgcaatttgccgATCAGGTAATAAATAACGATCTTCCAACGATCGCTATAGCGACTCAAAGCAGTGTCGTCATTGTGGCTGCCAAGATGCAGGCGAATTGTTTAGTTGTAAGTGATTCCATTATGAGGATGGAAAATATCTCGAAGTACATTGCGATTGCATATGCCGGTTTAGCCGGTGACTTTCGGGAGTTAACCAAGTCGGCGGTCAAGTTGTATTACGACAATATAATGAAGCACAATGCAGAGATGAGGGGCAAACAAGTGGCAAACGATCTGAGAAAAACTATATTGAAAAATGCCCAGTTGCCCAAATTGCGACCctttgcaattcaattgctCATTGGCAATTGGTCAAATGATCACGGACATCTCTATCAACTTGATTCTTATGGCACCTTGAAGTCGCCCAACTTCGCGTGCATTGGCCGAAATGCCAAGGAAGCCAATGGTTATCTGAAGAAAATGAACCTAAGCGAAACTAATACGGTTGAGTCGACCATTCTTTTTGGCATTCACGCCTTAAAGTTGGCTCTTGAAACGGAAGTGATTTGTCCATTTGAACTAGATGTTGGCATCATTGATTGCAATGGTTTTCGATATCTAAGTCAGGAGGTTATCTCTGAGAATTTATACACGTTGTTTACTCTCAAATATCCAGAAGTTGTGAAATAG
- the LOC117564071 gene encoding protein mothers against dpp isoform X2 produces the protein MDTDDVESNTSSAMSTLGTLFSFQSPAVKKLLGWKQGDEEEKWAEKAVDSLVKKLKKRKGAIEELERALSCPGQPSKCVTIPRSLDGRLQVSHRKGLPHVIYCRVWRWPDLQSHHELKPLELCQYPFSAKQKEVCINPYHYKRVESPVLPPVLVPRHSEFAPGHSMLQFNQMAEPSMPHNVSYSNSGFNSHSLSNSNTSVGSPSSVNSNPNSPYNSLAGTPPPAYSPSEDGNSNNPNDGTQMLDAQMGDVAQVSYSEPAFWASIAYYELNCRVGEVFHCNNNSVIVDGFTNPSNNSDRCCLGQLSNVNRNSTIENTRRHIGKGVHLYYVTGEVYAECLSDSAIFVQSRNCNYHHGFHPSTVCKIPPGCSLKIFNNQEFAQLLSQSVNNGFEAVYELTKMCTIRMSFVKGWGAEYHRQDVTSTPCWIEIHLHGPLQWLDKVLTQMGSPHNAISSVS, from the exons atgGACACCGATGATGTTGAGTCGAACACAAGCAGCGCGATGTCCACATTGGGCACATTATTCTCATTCCAATCGCCGGCGGTGAAGAAACTATTGGGCTGGAAGCAGGGCGACGAGGAGGAGAAATGGGCCGAGAAGGCTGTCGACAGTTTGGTCAAGAAGCTAAAGAAACGCAAAGGCGCCATCGAGGAGCTCGAACGTGCCCTATCCTGCCCCGGTCAGCCATCGAAGTGTGTGACTATACCACGATCATTAGACGGACGATTACAG GTCTCTCATCGCAAGGGTCTGCCACATGTGATCTATTGCCGCGTTTGGCGCTGGCCCGATCTGCAGTCGCATCACGAACTTAAACCGCTCGAATTATGCCAATATCCGTTCAGCGCCAAACAGAAGGAGGTCTGCATCAATCCCTATCACTACAAGCGTGTCGAGAGTCCCGTCTTGCCCCCCGTGCTCGTGCCACGTCACTCCGAGTTCGCCCCTGGCCACTCGATGCTGCAGTTCAATCAGATGGCCGAGCCGAGCATGCCGCATAATGTGAGCTACTCGAACAGTGGCTTCAATTCGCACAGTCTCAGCAATAGCAACACATCGGTGGGCAGTCCCAGTTCGGTTAACTCCAATCCCAATTCACCGTACAACAGTTTGGCGGGCACACCGCCGCCCGCCTACAGTCCATCCGAGGATGGCAACTCCAACAATCCGAACGATGGCACACAAATGCTTGATGCCCAGATGGGAGATGTGGCCCAGGTCAGCTACTCGGAGCCAGCGTTTTGGGCCTCCATTGCCTACTACGAGCTGAACTGTCGGGTGGGCGAGGTATTtcactgcaacaacaattcggTCATTGTCGATGGCTTCACGAATCCATCCAATAACTCTGATCGCTGCTGTCTCGGTCAGCTGAGCAATGTGAATCGCAACAGTACCATCGAGAATACACGCCGTCATATAG GTAAAGGCGTTCATCTGTACTACGTGACCGGCGAGGTTTATGCCGAGTGCTTGTCCGATTCCGCCATATTCGTGCAGTCGCGCAACTGCAATTATCATCACGGCTTCCATCCGAGCACCGTGTGCAAAATCCCCCCGGGATGTTCATTAAAGATCTTCAACAATCAGGAATTTGCTCAACTGCTCTCGCAATCGGTGAACAATGGCTTCGAGGCCGTCTACGAGCTGACGAAAATGTGCACAATCCGCATGTCCTTTGTGAAGGGCTGGGGTGCTGAATACCATCGACAGGATGTGACCTCAACACCCTGTTGGATCGAGATCCATCTGCATGGGCCGCTGCAATGGTTGGACAAGGTTCTCACACAAATGGGATCGCCGCATAATGCGATTAGCTCTGTATCctaa
- the LOC117564072 gene encoding NADH dehydrogenase [ubiquinone] 1 subunit C2 — protein sequence MNSSPVNDPLELLTNKGNRQPTFLAPIWNPIAGAVAGFGVALFVNWGFRKPVFSGIQKHIAFTLLGGALGSYFDNKRDQYVAKRDAVLRHYIELHPDDFPKTNRKKYGEVLESWVPVR from the exons ATGAATTCGTCGCCAGTGAACGATCCATTGgaattattaacaaataaagGCAATCGGCAGCCAACATTTTTGGCTCCCATATGGAATCCAATCGCTGGTGCTGTGGCCGGCTTTGGTGTTGCCTTGTTTGTCAACTGGGGCTTCCGTAAACCAGTGTTCTCTG GTATTCAGAAGCACATTGCATTCACATTGCTTGGCGGGGCTCTGGGATCGTATTTTGACAACAAGCGCGACCAATATGTGGCCAAACGTGATGCGGTCCTCCGGCACTATATTGAGCTGCATCCTGACGATTTCCCCAAGACAA ATCGCAAGAAGTACGGCGAAGTTTTGGAAAGTTGGGTGCCCGTCCGTTAA
- the LOC127565263 gene encoding proteasome subunit alpha type-2-like isoform X1 — protein sequence MNSDDSDMENMNEVDVAELLEAFGTIGSEQIVESDEEAASTDEPDTLQTEILKAQIQQLQFADQVINNDLPTIAIATQSSVVIVAAKMQANCLVVSDSIMRMENISKYIAIAYAGLAGDFRELTKSAVKLYYDNIMKHNAEMRGKQVANDLRKTILKNAQLPKLRPFAIQLLIGNWSNDHGHLYQLDSYGTLKSPNFACIGRNAKEANGYLKKMNLSETNTVESTILFGIHALKLALETEVICPFELDVGIIDCNGFRYLSQEVISENLYTLFTLKYPEVVK from the exons atgaaCAGCGACGATTCAGATATGGAAAATATGA ATGAAGTGGACGTGGCTGAATTACTTGAGGCATTTGGAACAATAGGATCTGAGCAAATAGTTGAATCTGACGAAG AAGCTGCTTCTACCGATGAACCAGATACACTTCAAACTGAAATCCTCAAGGCACAAattcaacaattgcaatttgccgATCAGGTAATAAATAACGATCTTCCAACGATCGCTATAGCGACTCAAAGCAGTGTCGTCATTGTGGCTGCCAAGATGCAGGCGAATTGTTTAGTTGTAAGTGATTCCATTATGAGGATGGAAAATATCTCGAAGTACATTGCGATTGCATATGCCGGTTTAGCCGGTGACTTTCGGGAGTTAACCAAGTCGGCGGTCAAGTTGTATTACGACAATATAATGAAGCACAATGCAGAGATGAGGGGCAAACAAGTGGCAAACGATCTGAGAAAAACTATATTGAAAAATGCCCAGTTGCCCAAATTGCGACCctttgcaattcaattgctCATTGGCAATTGGTCAAATGATCACGGACATCTCTATCAACTTGATTCTTATGGCACCTTGAAGTCGCCCAACTTCGCGTGCATTGGCCGAAATGCCAAGGAAGCCAATGGTTATCTGAAGAAAATGAACCTAAGCGAAACTAATACGGTTGAGTCGACCATTCTTTTTGGCATTCACGCCTTAAAGTTGGCTCTTGAAACGGAAGTGATTTGTCCATTTGAACTAGATGTTGGCATCATTGATTGCAATGGTTTTCGATATCTAAGTCAGGAGGTTATCTCTGAGAATTTATACACGTTGTTTACTCTCAAATATCCAGAAGTTGTGAAATAG
- the LOC117564071 gene encoding protein mothers against dpp isoform X1 has product MYYPPADSYTGYRVTPPQSNHHPHNNNNNIIHNSGSSNNNNNTNCSNNNSNSNRMDTDDVESNTSSAMSTLGTLFSFQSPAVKKLLGWKQGDEEEKWAEKAVDSLVKKLKKRKGAIEELERALSCPGQPSKCVTIPRSLDGRLQVSHRKGLPHVIYCRVWRWPDLQSHHELKPLELCQYPFSAKQKEVCINPYHYKRVESPVLPPVLVPRHSEFAPGHSMLQFNQMAEPSMPHNVSYSNSGFNSHSLSNSNTSVGSPSSVNSNPNSPYNSLAGTPPPAYSPSEDGNSNNPNDGTQMLDAQMGDVAQVSYSEPAFWASIAYYELNCRVGEVFHCNNNSVIVDGFTNPSNNSDRCCLGQLSNVNRNSTIENTRRHIGKGVHLYYVTGEVYAECLSDSAIFVQSRNCNYHHGFHPSTVCKIPPGCSLKIFNNQEFAQLLSQSVNNGFEAVYELTKMCTIRMSFVKGWGAEYHRQDVTSTPCWIEIHLHGPLQWLDKVLTQMGSPHNAISSVS; this is encoded by the exons ATGT ACTATCCGCCTGCTGATAGCTATACCGGTTATCGGGTAACTCCACCCCAAAGCAATCATCAtccgcacaacaacaacaataatattatacacaacagcggcagcagcaataacaacaacaacaccaactgcagtaacaacaacagtaacagcaacagaatgGACACCGATGATGTTGAGTCGAACACAAGCAGCGCGATGTCCACATTGGGCACATTATTCTCATTCCAATCGCCGGCGGTGAAGAAACTATTGGGCTGGAAGCAGGGCGACGAGGAGGAGAAATGGGCCGAGAAGGCTGTCGACAGTTTGGTCAAGAAGCTAAAGAAACGCAAAGGCGCCATCGAGGAGCTCGAACGTGCCCTATCCTGCCCCGGTCAGCCATCGAAGTGTGTGACTATACCACGATCATTAGACGGACGATTACAG GTCTCTCATCGCAAGGGTCTGCCACATGTGATCTATTGCCGCGTTTGGCGCTGGCCCGATCTGCAGTCGCATCACGAACTTAAACCGCTCGAATTATGCCAATATCCGTTCAGCGCCAAACAGAAGGAGGTCTGCATCAATCCCTATCACTACAAGCGTGTCGAGAGTCCCGTCTTGCCCCCCGTGCTCGTGCCACGTCACTCCGAGTTCGCCCCTGGCCACTCGATGCTGCAGTTCAATCAGATGGCCGAGCCGAGCATGCCGCATAATGTGAGCTACTCGAACAGTGGCTTCAATTCGCACAGTCTCAGCAATAGCAACACATCGGTGGGCAGTCCCAGTTCGGTTAACTCCAATCCCAATTCACCGTACAACAGTTTGGCGGGCACACCGCCGCCCGCCTACAGTCCATCCGAGGATGGCAACTCCAACAATCCGAACGATGGCACACAAATGCTTGATGCCCAGATGGGAGATGTGGCCCAGGTCAGCTACTCGGAGCCAGCGTTTTGGGCCTCCATTGCCTACTACGAGCTGAACTGTCGGGTGGGCGAGGTATTtcactgcaacaacaattcggTCATTGTCGATGGCTTCACGAATCCATCCAATAACTCTGATCGCTGCTGTCTCGGTCAGCTGAGCAATGTGAATCGCAACAGTACCATCGAGAATACACGCCGTCATATAG GTAAAGGCGTTCATCTGTACTACGTGACCGGCGAGGTTTATGCCGAGTGCTTGTCCGATTCCGCCATATTCGTGCAGTCGCGCAACTGCAATTATCATCACGGCTTCCATCCGAGCACCGTGTGCAAAATCCCCCCGGGATGTTCATTAAAGATCTTCAACAATCAGGAATTTGCTCAACTGCTCTCGCAATCGGTGAACAATGGCTTCGAGGCCGTCTACGAGCTGACGAAAATGTGCACAATCCGCATGTCCTTTGTGAAGGGCTGGGGTGCTGAATACCATCGACAGGATGTGACCTCAACACCCTGTTGGATCGAGATCCATCTGCATGGGCCGCTGCAATGGTTGGACAAGGTTCTCACACAAATGGGATCGCCGCATAATGCGATTAGCTCTGTATCctaa